The nucleotide window GGCATTTGCGAGATCCTTGGCGGGCTTGGTTTGGTTCTGCCGTGGTGGTTGCGCATCAAGCCTGGGCTCACGCCGCTGGCGGCTGCAGGTTTGCTGATCATCATGAGCGGTGGCGTGGCGGTTACGCTTATGACACCAGACCGCGCGATGGCAGTCATACCGGCGGTGGTTGGAATTTTCTTAGCGTTTGTTGCCTGGGGGCGAGGCATTAAGGGCGTGAGGTAAGACTGATCGAATTAGGGGAGGATCCTATGAACTACGTCGATGGTTTTGTGCTGCCGGTGCCAAAGAAGAACCTGGCTGCGTACCGCCGTATGGCGCAAATAGCTGCGAAGGTCTGGCGTGAGCATGGCGCGCTTGAATACGTCGAGTGCCTCGCCGACGACGTGAAGGCCGGCACGTACACGTCGTTTCCGCAGAGTGTAAAGTTAAAACCCGGTGAAACGGTTATCTTCGCCTACGTCGTCTACAAGTCGCGCGCCCATCGGGATAAAGTCAATGCGAAGGTGATGAAAGATCCGCGCATCGTGAAAATGATGGGCGAAAAGCACCCCTTCGAGAAAGACTTTATGAAAAAGGCGTTTCACCTACTCATGGACATAGACAAGATGGTTGGCGGTGATTTCGAGAAAGGTCTAGCGCAACTAAAAACAGTCACAGAATCTTCCCCGAAGCCGTAGGGGCGACCGGCTGGTCGCCCTCCTCACGTTCAATGAATCCATCGTTGGAGTCTGCCGATTCAGAACCCTACATCTACGTTCAACAAGCCGCACAACTGAACGCGCTGGTGGCGCGCCTTGCCAAAGTCGAGCGAGTTGCGCTCGACACCGAGGCCGACAGCCTGCACAACTATTATGAGAAAGTTTGCCTGATCCAGCTTTCGCTGAACGGCGATCACTACCTGGTCGATCCGCTCTGCGGCCTGGATCTAACTGAATTCGCCGAAGCGCTTGCCGACAAGCCGCTGGTCTTGCATGGCGCGGATTACGATCTGCGCATGCTGCGGATTAATTTTAACTTTCGCCCACGCGCCGAAGTCTTCGACACCATGATTGCAGCGCAGCTCTTGGGCTTCGAGCAAATAGGCTTGGCGGCGCTGATCGAGAAGTATTTTCAAGTTATCATCGGCAAAGAGGGACAGAAGTCCGATTGGTCGCAGCGGCCCTTGAGCGAGAAGCAGCTACGCTATGCGGTGAACGACACCCGCTATCTCATCCAACTCGCCGAGATTCTCACGACTGAACTGAACGAGCGCGGCCGACTAGCGTGGCACAAGGAGAGTTGTGCCGCGATGGTGGAAACCAGCGGACGCGATCGCGTGCGCGATCCCGACGACGTTTGGCGGCTCAAAGGCTCGGGAAAATTCACGCATCGGCAGCTCGCTTACCTGCGCGAGATCTGGCAATGGCGCGAGGGCCGTGCGCAGCGTGCCAATCGGCCGCCGTTCAAGATATTTGGCAACGAGCAAATATTTCAACTCGTCCAATGGGCCGATGCCAACCCTGGTGCGCCGCTCGATCAGGGACCGAAGCTGCCGCGCAATATCCGCGACCATTTGCTACGCACCCTGGATGAGGCGGTGGCGCGTGTTGCAGCGCTGGCACCGGAGCAGTGGCCCGAGCGGAAAAAGTTCGAACGGCCGGAACCGCCGAGCGCGGAAGTCACAAAGAGAATCGAGCTGCTGCGCACCACGTGTGGCGAAATTGCCAAAGAGTTAGGAATCGCCGCAGCCACTCTGGCGCCACGCGCCGCCCTGGAAGCGATCGCGCGCAAGCCATCGCGATCGATTGAAGAGACGATGGCGACGGGCAATCTTTTGCGTTGGCAGGCGGAGCTGATACAAGGCGCGGTGGGAAAATGTATTGCGAAGGTTTGATTACCCGCCCAAAATTAACACTCCCACTTCTTATCCTCGGTGCACCGGCCGCACCGGATCTTTAAACTCACCGTTGAACGTGTAGAACGCCTTCGGTCGCTCGTGCGGTTGGACCCCTTGTATCATCGGCTCGTTCTTCGCCGCATCTCGGATGACGCCATCGGATCTGCGCCGCGCTCGGCGCGTGTCATGTTCTCTTCGAGCAACCGGCGCTGGTAAAAACCTTTTTGGAAATTGAAGGCACGGCGAATTTTTCGTGGAACAGAGTCGCCGACGCAAGTTTGGTGCAGGAGGTCTTGCAAAGAGGACGGTAGATCGCCTCACGCCTAAACCGGTTAGCAAGGCCATTCTCTAGCAGCCCGCGGTTCGTGATATAAGGTTTCTCGATGGATCAGAAAGAACGCTCAGCCCTAACAAGTTGGATCACGCAGGCCGGGTTGGCAGGGCTGAGCGAAGCGGCCATGCTGACCGAGTTTTGCGAACGGGTGTCTGCGCTCGGTGTGCCACTGGCGCGCGCCAACATCGTCATCGACACGCTCCATCCCGTTTATCGTGGCCGCGCGTTCACTTGGAAGCAGCAGACGCGTCATACAGCGTTGACCGAGTACGGCCGTGAGGACAAACTGCGTTGGGAGTGCAGTCCCTTCTACGTTCTAGAGCTTTACGAAGAACCCTTGCTGCGGCGCCGGGTCAACGCAGAGACAGCCAAGGAGTTCCCGATACTTGCCGATCTTTTGCGCGATGGCATGACCGACTATCTCGCTATCGCCAATCGTTTTGCCGCTGCGGGAGTGATTGGCAACATGGACTGCATCTACTCTTCCTGGGCGACCGATGCGCCGGGCGGCTTCGCCGATGCACACATTGACGACCTGACGCGGCTGGTGCCGTTGGTTGCATTGACCATGAAAGCGGCGTCGCTGACGCGCATTGCCGGGACGCTGGTGGAGACTTATCTTGGCCGCGATGCCGGGCGAAAAGTCTTGCAGGGACGCATAGAACGGGGCGTTGCCGAGCGGATTCAAACGGTGCTCTGGTTCAGCGATCTACGCAACTACGCCCGCGTCAGCGATACGGCGGCGCCGGAGCAGATTATTCCGTTGTTGAATGAGTATGCGGATGTGATTCTTTCTGCGATTCATCAATTCGGCGGCGACGTGCTCAAACTCATCGGCGATGGCACGCTGGCGATATTTCCCGTTGGCGAGCGTGCCAACGCCAGCCGTGCGGCGCTCGATGCGGCGGCACAGGCACGCCGGGCGCTCGCGGTGTTGAATCATCGGCGTGCTGCCGAAGGACTGCCAATCACTGAAATGTATCTGGGGCTGCACGTGGGCGAAGTGTTCTACGGCAATATTGGCAGCCGCGAGCGGCTTGATTTCACAGTTGTTGGACCCGCGGTCAACGAAGTCAGCCGGATTGCGAACATGTGCCGCTCGCTCGATCAGCCAATGCTCGTCTCGGCGCCTTTCGCCAGCGCGCTCGGCGAGCGTAGTGGTTCGTTGGTGTCGGTCGGTCGCTACGCGCTGCGAGGTGTGGCGAAACCGCAGGAGCTTTTTACGCTCGATCAACAGGCGGAGTGATGCATTACAACGCTGCTTCGATCTCCGCCAGGCCTTTGCGGCCGCCGAAGGTGGTTGGGCCGGCGACGAAGTCGATTTCTTTTTCCTGCTTGGCGGCGGCAACCAGTTGTTGAATGGTTTGCGCAACAAGCGAGCCTGGCGTGAGAAGTAGGCAACTTAGGATGATGAGGAGCAATTTGATTCTTATCATGTGCATAGAACTCTAGATTCCTTCCCCCGCCTCTGGAGAAGGTTAGGATGGGGGCCGTTCTTACAGCGTTGCCCCCACCTTGATACTCCCTCCAGACGGGTGTGAGGAATAAGAGACCACCGAACTTAGGTCTCGAAGATCACCGCAAGATCTTGGTGATCTCTTCCTCAAAGGGCGCGTCATCGTTGGCGAAGACCGCTGCCAGCTCTTTCGGGTCTTGCAGCTTGAGTTTATTGCCGCGGACGTATTTATGCATGAGGGTGCCTTCGACCAGATAGGAGCTGCGGTGGTCTTGCTTCTCCAACACCGATTGCGCTTCTCGCGTGGTCATGTAGGCGATGAACAGCCGCGCCGAGTTTGGCCGCGCCGAGTTTCTTGGAATCGCAAGTTGATAATACGAGGAAGTCGGCGGGTTCGATCCCGGCAGGCCGACGAGCGGCGCGCCTTTGGCTTGCCACTTCCACATCGCTTCGAGCGGCCCACCGGTGCTGCCCATGATTGGGAACTCGCCGCTGACAATCCGCTCTTCTTCACCTTGGCGCAGCTTGCCGCCGACCAGCGGCGCGAGCTTGCGCGCGAAGGAGAGCACTTTCTCTTTGCCCCACACCGACGAGAGGCGAATTAGCCAGTGGTAGTAGGTTGGAATTGCCAGCTTGCCGGCCCAGGTCGGCGAAAGTTTCGGATCGACGAGATCTTCATAGCTCTTGGGAGCTTTGTCTTTGGGAATCGCTTGCGAGTTGTAGATGATGCCGTGAAACGAGGCGTAAACAAGCAAGGTCTCTTGCGGAAACATTTCCATTTCCTTGGTGACCCAGGGGAAGGTTCCAGCAAAGCTTACCGTTTGTAGCGCTTTCGCTTGGTGCATATCCGCCATGGTGCCGTCGGAACCGAGATACATATCCGTCGAGGCTTTGGCGCCGGCTTTGATCTCCGACATCACCCGCGCCGCCACTTGGGGGAAGCTCGGGCCGCCGACTAAATTGACTTTGTGATTGAGGCCGAAGCGTTTGTTGAAGCCGGCTTCTAATTCGGTGAAGCCTTTTTTGCCGCCGAAGGTTGACGAGCTGGCGACCAGGGTGACTTCGCCTTCTTTTTTGGCTTCGGCGATGATTTGCTCCATCGTTTGGGAGTGAGAAGTATCCGGCGCAATCAGAGCAACGCCCGCTGCTAGAAATAATAGAGCGCCGCTGGTGCGCGCCCTCACCCGAAGCCTCTCCCAGAGGGCGAGGGAACTCCGATGGCCTACATGGATTCGGTTAAGCATTAGTTTCTCTCCTTAAACTCCGCGCACTCCGCGCCTCTGTGGTGAATCTTTTTTTAACTCAGCGCTTCCACCGCATCGCGGCTTGAATCGAACGTGATCGGTCCATTCTTTTGCGGATCGCGGATGACGGCGAAGGGGTCTTTGCCCTGCTGCACGGCATCGATCGACTCGCGGATCATTTTGCGCAGCAGCAAGATCCCTTGGTCGCCCGTCGCCAAATGTTCCTTGGTGCGATCGGCGATGGGGCCTTGGGTTTCCTGGGCAACGCGATCTTGTTCGCGGTTGGGCAGGTTCCACCAGCCGTCTTTGACGCGCTCATAGACACCGGGCACGGCGTAGTCGAATTTGCCGGTCTTGAGTGCCACCGGCCGCGTCGGCTTGCCATCTTTGTGCGGGTAAAAATCGATGTGATACGTGGTGGTCTTGTAGTCGTCGGTGGGCACGCGGAAGCGAATCACCTGGCGCGGATCTTCGCCAACGCGCGCGGCCGAGTGGCGCACGTGCGCGGGAAAAACAAAATGCGAGATGCGCGGCTTGGAGACACCTTCGACGTAGGTGGTTTCTTTGATGCCAAAAGGGCTGGGCTCCCATTTAATATTCGGCCGCTTCATCGCCATGTTCGGGTAGCCGGGTGCGTGCAGCGCGATCGAATGGGTGCCATCGGCGGAGTTCTCGGCGCGCTGCAGCCAGTTGCAATGCTCCTCGCCGCCGCCCACCACGCGGCAGCCATCTTGCCGCACCAGCAAGTCAAACGCCGGCAAAAGCGGCGCCGGCTCCGGACCGATGTAGGCCATGACTAAACCACCGGCATCTTGGGCGTGAAACGCCGGATGCTGGATGCGGTTTTTGAAGGTGCTGTCGGCCGGCTCGGCCGGCTGGTCCAAACATTTGCCGCGGGCGTTGTACAACCAACCATGATAGCAGCAGCGAATACCATTTTCCTCGACGCGGCCAAATTCCAACGACGTGCCGCGATGCGAACAGTGCAATTCCAACAGTCCCAATTGGCCGCTGCCGTCGCGAAACAAAACGAAATCTTCGCCGAGCAGGCGCACCTTGCGCGGGCCGTTCTCTTGGGTCACTTCTTCGCTAAACGCCACCGGCCACCAGTAGCGCCGCAACATTTCGCCCGCCGGCGTGCCCGGTCCGACGCGGGTCATCAAATCATTCTCTTCCTTAGTCAGCATTGTCTCAGCTCATTCAACTGGTTAAGTTGCAGTGTGCCCAAAATACAGCGATTCAGCTACGAATTTCAATGAAGCTACCCCGGCCGGTGGGGATTGGTTGACAGCCTCCCGCTGCTATGGTTCGTTAAACCCGCTTTCTTGTGAGTGCTTCATGGTCCATCCGAGAATTCTAACCGTTATCGGCACCCGGCCCGAGGTTATCAAGATGGCGCCGGTGATTCAGGCAATCCAGCGCGCAGGCACTTTCGAGCATAGTTTGGTCGTTACCGCCCAGCATCGTGAGCTACTCGATCCCTTTCTCTCGAGTTTTGCCATCACACCGGACCTCGATCTCAACCTCATGCAAAGCAATCAAAGTCTGGCCGATTTCGCTACGCGCGCTCTCGCGGCATTGTCGGAGACGATTCGCGCGCGGCAACCTAATGCGATTCTCGTGCAGGGTGATACTGCGACGGTTCCAATGGCGAGCCTGGCGGCTTTCTATTCCGGAGTTAGTGTATGTCATGTGGAGGCAGGCCTGCGCTCCTTTCATCGCAACAATCCATATCCCGAAGAGGTCAATCGGCGCGTGACCTCCTGTCTGGCAAACTTGCACTTCGCACCGACGGAGCGAGCTCAAAACAATTTACTAAACGAGGGGATATCTCCAGACGATGTGTTTGTTACGGGGAATACAATCGTCGACGCGCTGCGCTTGATGCCTGTGAACGGCAATTTCACATACGCGAATCTGAACCGGCTTGATTTTGCTGAGAAGCGCGTGGTTCTGGTGACCGCTCATCGGCGCGAAAGTCATGGTGCTCCACTGCTTTCAATTTGTGATGCGATCAGGCGCTTAGCGCGTCGCTTTGCCGGGGTTGAGTTCGTCTATCCGGTACATCCTAACCCTCACGTAGAGCCGGTTGTCCGCAAAGAGCTAGCGTCGCTTCCCAATGTGCATCTGTTAGAGCCGATTCCCTACCAGGACATGTTGCGTATTTTGCGCCTGTGCTACCTGGTGTTGACCGATTCCGGAGGCGTGCAGGAAGAAGCGCCTTCTTTCAATAAGCCGGTGTTGGTACTGCGTGAGGTTACCGAGCGACCGGAGCTTATCGAGGCTGGTGCCGGACGCTTGGTCGGTACCAGCTCTGATCGGATTGTCACCGCCGCCAGTGAGCTGTTGCTGGACGACACCGTGTATCATTCCATGCAGGCTGCAAAGAACCCGTTTGGCGACGGACATGCTGCTGAAAGAATCGTTCGAATCCTTGCCGAGCGCTTGGCGCCGTAGTCGTTCAAAAGTCGATTTAGACGGTCAGCCCATGGAGGGACACCCACAGAAGGCTGTAGCACGAAGCTATGCCGGTGATTTTTTCACTCAAAATCTTATAACGATGGAGCCAGGTGTTACGCCGCGCCAAATCGATTCTCGCGTTTACTTTCTCGGCTGAGCGCTCACCGAGAGCCGCTTCGATCTGTGGCACGAACTCTTCGCGAGATCGCACCGGATAGAAGTACTCCTGATAGGGTTCAAGCTCCGGTAATTGCACCGAGACCACTGGCTTACCGGCACTCAAATATTCGTAGAATTTGACAGGGTTTGTTGCTCGAGTGAGAGAGGTGTGGAGAAAGGGAATACAGGCAACATCGAAGTCTTTGAGATAGCTCGACAGGGTGATGTAGGGCTGTTCGCCGAGCATATGTACATTGGCCAGCCGACTGAGCGGCCCGACTTTGGCACCGGCGGTGTCGCCGATCAAGACAAATTGCCAGTCGGGTCGGTGCTTCGCAGCCTGCTCGATCATGGTTACATCGAACCAGTGGGAAATCGCGCCATAGTAGCCAATAATGGGCCGGCCAATTTTGTCGAGCAGGCGGAGCGGAGCAGGGTGGTGAAAATAATCGAAATCCACCGCGTTTGGCAGCAATAGAGCGGCACGTTCGGTACCGGAGATCTTGTCATGCAGAATTCTACTGGTGGCAACGACTAAGTCGCTATGCTGGATTAAGTCCTGTTCCGGTAAGAGCGCGGTGCGCCGGACGTTGGCGAAGCCGCTGTGCTCGTCCATGCAGTCGTAGACGAGCTTCCAACCCCAATGCGCGCGAGCCGAAAAAGCCAGCGGCGCCCAGAACGGCACGTGGACTAAACTTACGGCTTGAGCAATCGCTGCGCGGTTGCGAAACTCAGCGAGGGCGTTGATGAGTTTTTCCAGCGTTGCTTTGCTCAGGCCGTGCAAATTGGCGCCGACATGGGACGGCCCCGGGAGCTGCAGCTCGAAAATGTTTTCCCCAAGGCGTCGCGCTAGAACTTGGGGGTTCGATTGCTGAAACGAACAACTTATATAAAAAACGCGGTGGCCGTCCTTGGCGAACAACGTTAGCAATTGTTGTGGTCGTTGAAAGCGAAAATTCCAATCAATGATCGGGAAGCAAATCACGTCGTATTTAACCGGCGGCGGAAACGCCAACTCCGCTTCTGCGTTTGCGCCGCCCGTGGTCGTTGCACTGACTTCGTGGTCGAATAGTTTGGCGAACCAACCAAAGACCGGCCCAAGATAATATTTCAACCATGAGTAGCGGTTGACGACCTGCCACCCAAGCGATCCGGTAATTTCGTTAAGCCGCGCCTCTTTCGCAGCTAATTGGGCTGACAAGATCTGGATGCTTAGCTCTTGCTCTTTGAGTTGCCGTGACAAGGTGGCAACGAGTCTCTCGTTGTCCGTTTGCTCTTGCAGGTCCTGCTTATTGTCACCGGTTAGCATAGTGGTGGTTCACCCGACGCTTCCGGCAGTCGACGAAGCCAAAACGATCCGGCTTTATCCCAGCGCGGCAAAAAAGGAAACGTTCTTTGCAGCGCAGTCAGGTGTTCGCGCAATAGGTAATGATTCGCCAAGAGCGGTTTGAAGACATCGTTAAACATCAGAAAAGCGAGTAGCAAATACTGCTCGTTCCAGAAAATTTTCAGGTCTTTGACCCACTGGCGCGGATACTCCCAGGGAAGAAAAATGTCGTGGAAGTGAATCAACACGCCGGGTTTCAAGCGCGGCAGGATTTCGAAAAAAATCCGGTGCACTTCCGAGCCGATTCGACTCACATGGCAGCTATCGACAAACAGGATATCGTTGTTGTCCAGCGATTCAAAAAGATCGCGGGGCACGTCTTGTGCCTTCGAGACCAAGAGGCGGCTTAACCCCGGTAGCTTTGCGGTAAAAAATTTCGGCGGTGCCGGCTCAATGCAATCCACCCGGGTCGTGCCGTTGCGCAGCGCGGCGCGAGTTGAGAGTAGCGTGGAATAGCCACCGCCGATCTCGACAACACGCTGCAGTCTGAATTCGCGGATCATCGAATAATAGATCACGCCATCCACCGGATTGAACGCCGGGTTATACCAGAAATACTACCCCGTTTGGGCGTCGGTTTCAGTGGTTGGAGTATTCGCCAACTCGGCCCCCCCAGGATGCAAGCCGCGCAAGCAGCTCGATCTGTGCCGGCGCATCAAGTCGCAATGCTGTCGTAAAATCCCGCGTCCAAATCGTTTCGGGCAACGCCTGCGTGTCAGGGACCGGGTGATAATAGTTCAACGGTGCAATGTGCATGCGCTGCTTCTCAGCACGATCGTAGAGCTTTAGCCAGGTCTCTCCGTCCTTAAAGCCGACGTTGCCCACCGGCGTGAGCAACGAGCTCAACATGTCGCTCAGCGGCTCACCGCTTAGATGCCGGCTCAAACTGGCAGCGAACTCGGCTTGGCGTTGGTCCATCAGCACACGGAAATTCTGCCATGCTAACGCCGCCGTTCGTTCGTCGGTCAACGCATTGAAAAACTCACTCACGGCTTTACTCGATGGCTCGGAGGAGTGTGTCACGCGCCACTGACGCAAACGTTTTTTGACCTGGTTGATCAACGGTCAATAAACCCCATCGCATCTTCGGTGTGCCGCGCGCCGGCGACGGCGCCCGGCGGCACCGCCGCTTCGATGCGTTTTAACTCTTCGGCAGTGATTTCGATGGCGGCCGCGCCGACGTTTTCTTCCAGGTGGCTGCGTCGGTTTGCACCCGGGATCGGTACTAGATTATCCCCTTTCCCAAGCATCCAGGCCAAAGCTAGCTGCGCGGGCTGACACTCTTTTGCCGCCGCGATCCGTTGCAAGGCACCGGCCAACTGGAGATTGCGTTGAAGATTGTCCTTTTGGAAACGCGGCAACAGAGTCCGTGGATCATGCGCGGCGAACGGTTCGTTGTTTTTAATCTGTCCAGTCAACAGGCCCCGTCCAAGCGGGCAGAACGGCACGAAAGCTATGCCAAGCTCGCGGCACGCGGGAAATATTTCCGTCTCTGGATCCCGCGTGACCAATGAATACTCCGATTGCACGGCGCTGATCGCATGCACTCGATGGGCGCGCCGGATCGTCGCCGCCGAGACTTCGGACAAGCCAAGGAAACGCACCTTTCCACTGCGCACAAGCTCAGCCATGGCGCCCACGGTTTCTTCGATGGGAACGTGAGGGTCTAGCCGTTGCAGATAGAATAGGTCAATGACGTCGACGCCTAAACGGCGCAAGCTGGCTTCGCAGGCTTGGTGCACATACTCTGGCCGGCCGTCGACCGCCGTCTTGCCGCCGCGGCTGACAAAGCCGAATTTGGTGGCCAAGATGACTTCGCTGCGCCGCCTACGCACAAACGCGCCGATCAATTGTTCGTTGTGACCTGCACCGTAGACATCGGCGGTGTCGAGAAAGTTCACACCGAGATCGAGCGCCAGGTGAAGTGTTTTCGCCGACTCCCGATCGTCGCGGTCGCCGTAGGACCGTGACATCCCCATGCAGCCGAGACCCAGGCACGACACCATGGGCCCATGGAGCCCCAGCGCGCGCATGGCGATCGTCGCCCGTGGTTTTTTCCAGAAACGTACACTCAAGGTACAAAGATCTCTTAGCTTGCAGGCCGTTGGGCGGTGACGGAGCGCCAAGCTTTATACAAGGCGATGATCGGTCCCAGCCAAGTCTTTTCGCTCATTTCACCCAGGCTTGCTTTGAGGTTTTCGTTTTCTTGCCGTAGCCGGTCGATCTCCGCCACTGACGCGCGCAACTGATCGGCATTGCGACTATCCACCTGGCGGAAGGCTTCCACCAAAGCTCCCTCGGCGCTTGCAATGGAAGCGGGCGTCTCGGCAGGCGCCTGCATGATTTGCTCAAGCTTGTCGAGATCAAGCGTCGGGTCGGTCGCTAGCACCATCAAATAGCGATAGCAGGGCTCCTTGTAATCATAAGGGCCGATCCGTTCATTGTAGATGCGATTGACCGATTCGTAAAATTCGCTGAACGGATTTTGATATTGGGTATCGAAGAATATCAGTATCTGGTGGATGAACCGGTAAAGATAGTTATCCGGCAATACGACAACGCGCGATGCGCCCTGCGCTTTGATCGTGGCAACGACTTCTTCAACCGGTTGCAGTCCGTATCGAACATGCTGCATGGCCGGTTCGAATTCGTGCGCATACTTACCCCAGACAAAATCAAACACCAGCCGGTCGATGTGATTGACAATGTCACGCTTCACCGGACTGCCGATCACAACTAATCCCCGGGTCACTCGCATCATTTCGGCGACTAGCCCGGGCCGCTGCTCCTGCGGGATATGCTCGTAAACGTCGGTGACGAAACAGGCGTCGAATGCTTTGTCCGGAAACGGAATCGCGACCGGCATCGGCAGCGTTGGAACTTCCTTTTCGTCGTGGGTCGGATAGCGTGTGATGCGCGACTCCGGGAGATACTCACGCAGGTTGGTTGGATAACGCGATAGTTCAAGCACGCGAGGCTCGGTAAGCGATTTTTGTCGTGCCCCCTCGCGAATACAACGGGCGATCTGCATCATGTTTTGATACTGATCGAAGACGTTGCCGAGAAATGTTTGCGTGCGCGCTGATTGCTTGCTCAAGGGACCGCCTCCTTGGGTGCTCAAATGGTTATAACAAGGCGGGTTGGTTGTTCAACCGTTAGGATCGCGCAGCGATAGCATGTTTTTCCCGGCGTAAAGAACCGGATCGATGGGGTTGCCACTGAAGGTTCCATTTTTTCTCAAAGCGCTCCCGGTTTTGGGCGAAAATGCTGTTGTACTCTCCGGTCGCCTCGAGCTTTTCGAAGGCCGCGCGGCCGAAGTGATGGACGAACACGCCGGGTGCGCAAACCACCCGGTAGCCGGCACGCTTGATCCGCAACGAATAGTCGTCATCCTCGAACATGCCGACGCCAAATTGTTCATCGAGTGGTCCGATCGCATCGTAAATTTCGCGGCGGAATGCCACACAGAACATTGCGAGCATATGGATATCCGCGATGGTTCGAGCGTTTCTCCGCATGGTGTAGCGCGCGAAGCTCTCCATTTCCTCCCAAGTGCGGTAGTAAACTTCGACTCTCGCCTCGTTGCCGACGAAATTGCTAACCGGGCCGACCAAACCAATGGCGCGGTCTTGCAGATGCCACAGCAGGCCCTCAAGCCAGCCAGGAGGAACTATCGTGTCGTTATTGAGTAGTACCAAGAAGTCACCGCGTGCGCGGGCGATTCCCTGGTTGTTGGCGCGGGCGAATCCTTCGTTGCGATCGTTCAGCAAGAAGGTGATCCATTTGCATTCGTGGGCGACTCGTTGCAGGTAAGCCGGTGTGTTATCGGTCGACCGATTGTCGACAACGATCACTTCGGAATTTGCGTATTCGGTGTTGCGCGCGATGCTTTCCAGACAAAGTTTGGTCAGAGGTAAGTTGTTATAGGTAACAATGATGATGCTAACGCGCGGTGGCTTGGATTCGTGGCGATGGTTAGCAGTTTCCTTGAGAGGGCGATAGGTGAGAATCCTGTTAAGCGCATCCGGGTCGAGATGGGGCAACAGCGTTAGCCCGTCGTGGAAACCTGCCGCCGTCAGTGCTGCGTTCTTTGCGGCACCGACAAAGCGCTGGATCACTCCCCAGCGATGCAGCGTGCGCCATGTTGCTGCGCGGAGGCTGTAGGGCATGCAGTGCATTATTTGCGGGAACCACTCATGACACAGCTAGCCCGACATCTACCGAAAGACGGGGCTATTGTTTCAAAATCTTCGCCAACTCGGCTTTGAATTGCAGCCCTTCGTCGCTTTCGCCCTTGAGATAGTAGTCAATGGATTCTTTGGGCGATTGGAGAGACAACTTCGACTCACGCAAGTGTTTGTTCATCAGCGTGCCTTCGACCAGATGTGAGCTGCGCGACTCGTGCTTCTGCAAAACCTCCTGCGCTTCTTTGGTTGTCATGAAGGCAACGAATAGTTTGGCGAGGTTTGGGTGCGGCGCGTTGCGCGGCACGCTGAGTTGGAAATAGTCGGTATTGATCGGCGTCGTGCCCGGCACCGCCATGATCGGTGCGCCTTTGGCCTTCCACTTCCACATGGCGCTCAGCGAGTCGCCGAGGTTGGCCATGATCGGATACTCGCCGCTGACGATGCGTTCTTCCTCGCTGTAGCGCAGGCGCCCGGCGCTGATGGCGACCAACTTGCGGGCGAAGTCTTTTACTTTCTCCGTGCCCCAATTGAGCGACAGCTCGGCCAGCCAGGCAACATAGG belongs to Deltaproteobacteria bacterium and includes:
- a CDS encoding DoxX family protein: MNIALWIIQALLAALFIFAGASKFTMPMEEMTKQMPMPAWFLYFIGICEILGGLGLVLPWWLRIKPGLTPLAAAGLLIIMSGGVAVTLMTPDRAMAVIPAVVGIFLAFVAWGRGIKGVR
- a CDS encoding Rieske 2Fe-2S domain-containing protein, which produces MLTKEENDLMTRVGPGTPAGEMLRRYWWPVAFSEEVTQENGPRKVRLLGEDFVLFRDGSGQLGLLELHCSHRGTSLEFGRVEENGIRCCYHGWLYNARGKCLDQPAEPADSTFKNRIQHPAFHAQDAGGLVMAYIGPEPAPLLPAFDLLVRQDGCRVVGGGEEHCNWLQRAENSADGTHSIALHAPGYPNMAMKRPNIKWEPSPFGIKETTYVEGVSKPRISHFVFPAHVRHSAARVGEDPRQVIRFRVPTDDYKTTTYHIDFYPHKDGKPTRPVALKTGKFDYAVPGVYERVKDGWWNLPNREQDRVAQETQGPIADRTKEHLATGDQGILLLRKMIRESIDAVQQGKDPFAVIRDPQKNGPITFDSSRDAVEALS
- a CDS encoding UDP-N-acetylglucosamine 2-epimerase (non-hydrolyzing), whose product is MVHPRILTVIGTRPEVIKMAPVIQAIQRAGTFEHSLVVTAQHRELLDPFLSSFAITPDLDLNLMQSNQSLADFATRALAALSETIRARQPNAILVQGDTATVPMASLAAFYSGVSVCHVEAGLRSFHRNNPYPEEVNRRVTSCLANLHFAPTERAQNNLLNEGISPDDVFVTGNTIVDALRLMPVNGNFTYANLNRLDFAEKRVVLVTAHRRESHGAPLLSICDAIRRLARRFAGVEFVYPVHPNPHVEPVVRKELASLPNVHLLEPIPYQDMLRILRLCYLVLTDSGGVQEEAPSFNKPVLVLREVTERPELIEAGAGRLVGTSSDRIVTAASELLLDDTVYHSMQAAKNPFGDGHAAERIVRILAERLAP
- a CDS encoding ABC transporter substrate-binding protein — translated: MLNRIHVGHRSSLALWERLRVRARTSGALLFLAAGVALIAPDTSHSQTMEQIIAEAKKEGEVTLVASSSTFGGKKGFTELEAGFNKRFGLNHKVNLVGGPSFPQVAARVMSEIKAGAKASTDMYLGSDGTMADMHQAKALQTVSFAGTFPWVTKEMEMFPQETLLVYASFHGIIYNSQAIPKDKAPKSYEDLVDPKLSPTWAGKLAIPTYYHWLIRLSSVWGKEKVLSFARKLAPLVGGKLRQGEEERIVSGEFPIMGSTGGPLEAMWKWQAKGAPLVGLPGSNPPTSSYYQLAIPRNSARPNSARLFIAYMTTREAQSVLEKQDHRSSYLVEGTLMHKYVRGNKLKLQDPKELAAVFANDDAPFEEEITKILR
- a CDS encoding DUF1428 family protein, with product MNYVDGFVLPVPKKNLAAYRRMAQIAAKVWREHGALEYVECLADDVKAGTYTSFPQSVKLKPGETVIFAYVVYKSRAHRDKVNAKVMKDPRIVKMMGEKHPFEKDFMKKAFHLLMDIDKMVGGDFEKGLAQLKTVTESSPKP
- a CDS encoding adenylate/guanylate cyclase domain-containing protein, translating into MDQKERSALTSWITQAGLAGLSEAAMLTEFCERVSALGVPLARANIVIDTLHPVYRGRAFTWKQQTRHTALTEYGREDKLRWECSPFYVLELYEEPLLRRRVNAETAKEFPILADLLRDGMTDYLAIANRFAAAGVIGNMDCIYSSWATDAPGGFADAHIDDLTRLVPLVALTMKAASLTRIAGTLVETYLGRDAGRKVLQGRIERGVAERIQTVLWFSDLRNYARVSDTAAPEQIIPLLNEYADVILSAIHQFGGDVLKLIGDGTLAIFPVGERANASRAALDAAAQARRALAVLNHRRAAEGLPITEMYLGLHVGEVFYGNIGSRERLDFTVVGPAVNEVSRIANMCRSLDQPMLVSAPFASALGERSGSLVSVGRYALRGVAKPQELFTLDQQAE